One genomic window of Glycine max cultivar Williams 82 chromosome 16, Glycine_max_v4.0, whole genome shotgun sequence includes the following:
- the LOC102660274 gene encoding receptor-like protein EIX2 — MSCYSLKLFYALLLLLLHAAGSILGFNSLPNSTEIKCIESERQALLNFKHGLKDDSGMLSTWRDDGNNGDCCKWKGIQCNNQTGHVEMLHLRGHGRQYLSGAINISSLIALENIEHLDLSYNDFEVSHIPELMGSFTNLRYLNLSDCYFIGIIPSDIGKLTHLLSLDLGGNSYLHGQIPYQLGNLTHLQYLDLSYNDLDGELPYQLVNLSQLRYLDLAGGNSFSGAFPFKVGNLPLLLTLGLGGKFDVKSKDAEWLTNLSSLTKLRLSSLHNLSSSHHWLQMISKLIPNLRELRLVGCSLSDTNIQSLFYSPSNFSTALTILDLSSNKLTSSTFQLLSNFSLNLQELYLGHNNIVLSSPLCPNFPSLVILDLSYNNMTSSVFQGGFNFSSKLQNLDLQNCSLTDGSFLMSSSFIMRSSSSLVSLDLSSNLLKSSTIFYWLFNSTTNLHNLDLGYNMLEGPIPDGFGKVMNSLEVLYLSDNKLQGEIPSFFGNMCALQSLDLSNNKLNGEFSSFFRNSSWCNRDIFKSLYLSCNRLTGMLPKSIGLLSELEYLNLAGNSLEGDVTESHLSNFSKLKKLYLSESSLSLKFVPSWVPPFQLESLGIRSCKLGPTFPSWLKTQSSLYMLDISDNGINDSVPDWFWNNLQNMRFLNMSHNYIISAIPNISLKLPNRPPILLNSNQFEGKIPSFLLQASELMLSENNFSDLFSFLCDQSTASNLATLDVSRNQIKGQLPDCWKSVKQLLFLDLSSNKLSGKIPMSMGALVNMEALVLRNNGLMGELPSSLKNCSSLFMLDLSENMLSGPIPSWIGESMQQLIILNMRGNHLSGNLPIHLCYLNRIQLLDLSRNNLSRRIPSCLKNFTAMSEQSINSSDTMSRIYWYNSTYYDIYGYFWGGYTLDITWMWKGVEQGFKNPELKLKSIDLSSNHLTGEIPKEVGYLLGLVSLNLSRNNLSGEIPSRIGNLRSLESLDLSRNHISGRIPSSLSEIDYLQKLDLSHNSLSGRIPSGRHFETFEASSFEGNIDLCGEQLNKTCPGDGDQTTEEHQETAVKGDDSVFYEGLYMSLGIGYFTGFWGLLGPLLLWPPWRIAYMRFLNRLTDYVYVCLL, encoded by the coding sequence ATGAGTTGTTATTCTCTGAAACTATTTTATGCACTTTTGCTGCTTTTATTGCATGCTGCTGGATCCATTCTTGGATTCAACAGTCTTCCCAATAGCACAGAAATTAAGTGCATTGAGAGTGAGAGACAAGCACTCCTAAACTTCAAACATGGCCTCAAAGATGACTCTGGCATGCTGTCTACATGGAGGGACGATGGCAATAACGGAGACTGTTGCAAATGGAAAGGCATTCAATGCAACAATCAAACTGGTCATGTTGAGATGCTTCATCTCCGTGGTCATGGTAGACAATATTTGAGTGGTGCAATCAATATCTCTTCATTGATTGCCCTTGAAAATATTGAACACTTGGATCTCAGCTATAATGATTTTGAAGTGAGTCATATCCCAGAACTCATGGGCTCGTTCACCAACTTAAGATATCTCAATCTCTCtgattgttattttattggGATTATTCCTTCTGATATTGGAAAGCTTACACATTTACTGTCTCTTGATCTAGGTGGCAATAGCTATCTCCATGGACAAATCCCTTATCAACTTGGAAACCTTACACATTTACAATATCTTGATCTAAGTTATAATGATCTCGATGGGGAACTCCCTTATCAACTTGTAAATCTCTCACAGTTGAGGTATCTTGATCTTGCGGGGGGGAATTCATTTTCGGGAGCATTTCCTTTCAAAGTTGGGAATCTTCCTTTGTTGCTCACTCTTGGACTTGGTGGCAAATTTGATGTGAAATCTAAGGATGCAGAGTGGTTGACTAATCTTTCTTCCTTGACAAAACTTAGGCTAAGTTCACTACACAACCTTTCCTCTTCTCATCACTGGCTACAAATGATCAGCAAGCTTATTCCAAACTTAAGAGAGTTGAGGCTAGTTGGTTGTTCTCTTTCAGATACAAATATTCAATCTCTGTTTTATTCACCTTCCAACTTTTCCACTGCTCTTACCATCCTTGATCTTTCTTCAAATAAGCTCACATCCTCAACATTTCAACTGTTGTCAAACTTTAGCCTTAATCTTCAGGAGCTTTATCTTGGTCATAATAACATTGTTTTGTCATCTCCTCTCTGCCCAAACTTTCCTTCTCTTGTGATCCTTGACCTTTCCTATAATAATATGACATCATCAGTCTTTCAAGGTGGTTTCAACTTCAGTTCAAAACTTCAAAATCTTGATTTGCAAAATTGTAGTCTTACGGATGGAAGTTTTCTTATGTCATCTTCTTTCATTATGcgttcttcatcttctcttgtatcccTTGATCTCTCCTCAAATCTgttgaaatcatcaactatatttTACTGGCTCTTTAACTCTACCACCAATCTTCATAACCTTGACCTTGGTTATAACATGTTAGAAGGTCCCATTCCAGATGGATTTGGGAAAGTAATGAACTCTCTTGAAGTTCTTTACCTATCCGATAACAAACTGCAAGGCGAGATTCCATCTTTCTTTGGTAACATGTGCGCATTGCAGAGTTTAGACCTCTCAAATAACAAGTTGAACGGTGAATTTTCTAGCTTCTTCCGAAATTCATCATGGTGCAACAGAGACATATTTAAGAGTTTGTACTTATCTTGTAACCGGTTGACTGGCATGTTACCTAAAAGCATTGGATTGCTATCTGAGTTGGAGTATCTTAACTTGGCTGGGAATTCTTTGGAGGGTGACGTCACTGAATCCCATCTTTCtaatttttccaaattaaaaaaattgtacttaTCAGAGAGCTCGTTGTCTCTGAAATTTGTCCCGAGTTGGGTTCCTCCATTCCAATTAGAATCATTGGGAATCAGATCTTGCAAGTTGGGCCCCACTTTTCCTAGTTGGCTCAAGACTCAAAGTTCTTTGTATATGCTTGATATTTCTGATAACGGGATTAATGACTCTGTACCAGACTGGTTTTGGAATAACTTGCAAAATATGAGATTCTTAAATATGTCTCACAATTATATCATTAGTGCAATTCCTAATATATCATTGAAGCTTCCTAACAGACCGCCTATACTTCTGAATTCCAATCAGTTTGAGGGTAAAATTCCGTCATTTTTACTACAAGCTTCCGAGCTGATGCtctctgaaaataatttttcagatTTGTTTTCATTCTTATGTGACCAAAGCACAGCTTCAAATTTGGCCACTTTAGATGTGTCACGCAATCAAATAAAGGGGCAACTGCCAGATTGTTGGAAATCAGTAAAGCAATTACTGTTTCTTGATTTAAGCAGCAATAAATTGTCAGGGAAGATTCCTATGTCCATGGGCGCCCTTGTTAATATGGAAGCCTTGGTTTTACGAAACAATGGTTTAATGGGTGAGTTACCTTCTTCTTTGAAGAATTGCAGCAGTTTATTTATGCTGGACCTGAGTGAAAATATGTTGTCGGGTCCAATACCATCATGGATTGGAGAAAGTATGCAGCAATTGATAATCCTGAACATGCGAGGAAATCACCTCTCTGGAAATCTACCCATTCATCTCTGTTATTTGAACCGTATTCAATTGTTGGATCTTTCAAGGAATAATTTGTCAAGAAGAATTCCATCATGCTTAAAGAATTTCACTGCAATGTCTGAACAGAGCATCAACTCAAGTGACACTATGTCTCGTATATATTGGTATAATAGCACTTACTATGATATTTATGGTTACTTTTGGGGAGGTTATACGCTTGACATAACATGGATGTGGAAAGGTGTGGAACAGGGGTTCAAGAATCCAGAGTTAAAGCTCAAGAGCATTGATCTTTCCAGTAACCATTTAACCGGTGAAATACCAAAGGAGGTCGGATATTTGCTTGGGTTAGTTTCTTTGAATCTATCAAGAAACAATTTGAGTGGAGAAATTCCTTCTCGGATTGGGAATTTAAGGTCACTAGAATCACTTGACTTGTCAAGAAATCACATCTCTGGGAGAattccttcttctctttctgAAATTGATTATTTGCAAAAATTAGACTTGTCACACAACTCTCTTTCTGGAAGAATCCCATCAGGAAGACATTTTGAAACCTTTGAAGCCTCTAGTTTTGAAGGAAACATTGATCTTTGTGGTGAACAACTTAACAAAACTTGTCCTGGGGATGGAGATCAGACAACAGAAGAGCATCAAGAAACAGCAGTCAAAGGTGATGATTCAGTTTTCTATGAGGGATTATACATGAGCTTGGGGATTGGATACTTCACTGGATTTTGGGGCTTATTAGGGCCATTACTACTGTGGCCTCCTTGGAGAATTGCTTACATGAGGTTTCTGAACAGATTAACAGACTATGTATATGTATGCTTATTGTGA
- the LOC102662253 gene encoding receptor-like protein EIX2, with protein sequence MSCYSLKLFYALLLLLLHAAGSILGFNSLPNSAEIKCIESERQALLNFKHGLKDDSGMLSTWRDDGNNGDCCKWKGIQCNNQTGHVEMLHLRGQDTQYLRGAINISSLIALENIEHLDLSYNAFEWRHIPELLGSFANLRYLNLSVCFFIGSIPSDIGKLTHLLSLDLGNNFYLRGKIPYQLGNLTHLQYLDLSYNDLDGELPYQLGNLSQLRYLDLAGWNSFSGALPFQVGNLPLLHTLGLGGNFDVKSKDAEWLTNLSSLTKLRLSSLHNLSSSHHWLQMISKLIPNLKELRLFDCSLSDTNIQSLFYSPSNFSTALTILDLSKNKLTSSTFQLLSNFSLNLQELYLGHNNIVLSSPLCPNFPSLVILDLSYNNMTSSVFQGGFNFSSKLQNLDLQNCSLTDESFLMSSSFIMRSSSSLVSLDLSSNLLKSSTIFYWLFNSTTNLHDLLLYNKMLEGPIPDGFGKVMNSLEILHLSSNKLQGEIPSFFGNMCALQRLDLSNNKLNGEFSSFFRNSSWCNRHIFKSLDLSYNRLTGMLPKSIGLLSELEDLNLAGNSLEGDVTESHLSNFSKLEYLDLSGNSLSLKFVPSWVPPFQLEYLRIRSCKLGPTFPSWLKTQRSLSELDISDNGINDSVPDLFWNNLQYMVFLNMSHNYLIGSIPNISLKLPLRPSILLNSNQFEGKIPSFLLQASQLMLSENNFSDLFSFLCDQSTASNLATLDVSHNQIKGQLPDCWKSVKQLLFLDLSSNKLSGKIPMSMGALVNMEALVLRNNGLMGELPSSLKNCSSLFMLDLSENMLSGPIPSWIGESMQQLIILNMRGNHLSGNLPIHLCYLNCIQLLDLSRNNLSRGIPSCLKNFTAMSEQSINSSDTMSRIYWYNNTYFEIYGLYSFGGYTLDITWMWKGVEQGFKNPELKLKSIDFSSNNLTGEIPKEVGYLLGLVSLNLSRNNLSGEIPSRIGNLRSLESLDLSRNHISGRIPSSLSEIDYLQKLDLSHNSLSGRIPSGRHFETFEASSFEGNTDLCGEQLNKTCPGDGDQTTAEHQEPAVKGDDSVFYEGLYMSLGIGYFTGFWGLLGPLLLWRPWRIAYIRFLNRLTDYVYVCYGECGGKFC encoded by the coding sequence ATGAGTTGTTATTCTCTGAAACTATTTTATGCACTTTTGCTGCTTTTATTGCATGCTGCTGGATCCATTCTTGGATTCAACAGCCTTCCCAATAGCGCAGAAATTAAGTGCATTGAGAGTGAGAGACAAGCACTCCTCAACTTCAAACATGGCCTCAAAGATGACTCTGGCATGCTGTCTACATGGAGGGACGATGGCAATAACGGAGACTGTTGCAAATGGAAAGGCATTCAATGCAACAATCAAACTGGTCATGTTGAGATGCTTCATCTCCGTGGTCAGGATACACAATATTTGAGAGGTGCAATCAATATCTCTTCATTGATTGCCCTTGAAAATATTGAACACTTGGATCTCAGCTATAATGCTTTTGAATGGAGACATATCCCAGAACTCTTGGGCTCGTTCGCCAACTTAAGATATCTCAATCTctctgtttgtttttttattgggaGTATTCCTTCTGATATTGGAAAGCTTACACATTTACTGTCTCTTGATCTAGGTAACAATTTTTATCTCCGTGGAAAAATCCCTTATCAACTTGGAAACCTTACACATTTACAATATCTTGATCTAAGTTATAATGATCTCGATGGGGAACTCCCATATCAACTTGGAAATCTCTCACAGTTGAGGTATCTTGATCTTGCGGGGTGGAATTCATTTTCGGGAGCACTCCCTTTCCAAGTTGGGAATCTTCCTTTATTGCACACTCTTGGACTTGGTGGCAATTTTGATGTGAAATCTAAGGATGCAGAGTGGTTGACTAATCTTTCTTCCTTGACAAAACTTAGGCTAAGTTCACTACACAACCTTTCCTCTTCTCATCACTGGCTACAAATGATCAGCAAGCTTATTCCTAACTTAAAAGAGTTGAGGCTATTTGATTGTTCTCTTTCAGATACAAATATTCAATCTCTGTTTTATTCACCTTCCAACTTCTCCACTGCTCTTACCATCCTTGATCTTTCTAAAAATAAGCTCACATCCTCAACATTTCAACTGTTGTCAAACTTTAGTCTTAATCTTCAGGAGCTTTATCTTGGTCATAATAACATTGTTTTGTCATCTCCTCTCTGCCCAAACTTTCCTTCTCTTGTGATCCTTGACCTTTCCTATAATAATATGACATCATCAGTCTTTCAAGGTGGTTTCAACTTCAGCTCAAAACTTCAAAATCTGGATTTGCAAAATTGTAGTCTTACGGATGAAAGTTTTCTTATGTCATCTTCTTTCATTATGcgttcttcatcttctcttgtttcCCTTGATCTCTCCTCAAATCTgttgaaatcatcaactatatttTACTGGCTCTTTAACTCCACCACCAATCTTCATGACCTTTTACTTTATAATAAAATGTTAGAAGGTCCCATTCCAGATGGATTTGGGAAAGTAATGAACTCTCTTGAAATTCTTCACCTCTCCAGTAACAAACTGCAAGGCGAGATTCCATCTTTCTTTGGTAACATGTGCGCATTGCAGAGGTTAGACCTCTCAAATAACAAGTTGAACGGGGAATTTTCTAGCTTCTTCCGAAATTCTTCATGGTGCAACAGACACATATTTAAGAGCTTGGATTTATCTTATAACCGGTTGACTGGCATGTTACCTAAAAGCATTGGATTGCTATCAGAATTGGAGGATCTTAACTTGGCTGGGAATTCTTTGGAGGGTGACGTCACTGAATCCCATCTTTCTAATTTTTCCAAATTAGAATACTTGGACCTATCAGGGAACTCGTTGTCTCTGAAATTTGTCCCGAGTTGGGTTCCTCCATTCCAATTAGAATATTTGAGAATCAGATCTTGCAAGTTGGGCCCCACTTTTCCTAGTTGGCTCAAGACTCAAAGATCTTTGTCTGAGCTTGATATTTCTGATAATGGGATTAATGACTCTGTACCAGACTTGTTTTGGAATAACTTGCAATATATGGTATTCTTAAATATGTCTCACAATTATCTCATTGGTTCAATTCCTAATATATCGTTGAAGCTTCCTCTCAGACCGTCTATACTTCTGAATTCAAATCAGTTTGAGGGTAAAATTCCGTCATTTTTACTACAAGCTTCCCAGCTGATGCtctctgaaaataatttttcagatTTGTTTTCATTCTTATGTGACCAAAGCACAGCTTCAAATTTGGCCACTTTAGATGTATCACACAATCAAATAAAGGGGCAACTGCCAGATTGTTGGAAATCAGTAAAGCAATTACTGTTTCTTGATTTAAGCAGCAATAAATTGTCAGGGAAGATTCCTATGTCCATGGGCGCCCTTGTTAATATGGAAGCCTTGGTTTTACGAAACAATGGTTTAATGGGTGAGTTACCTTCTTCTTTGAAGAATTGCAGCAGTTTATTTATGCTGGACCTGAGTGAAAATATGTTGTCGGGTCCAATACCATCATGGATTGGAGAAAGTATGCAGCAATTGATAATCTTGAACATGCGAGGAAATCACCTCTCCGGAAATCTACCCATTCATCTCTGTTATTTGAACTGTATTCAATTGTTGGATCTTTCAAGGAATAATTTGTCAAGAGGAATTCCATCATGCTTAAAGAATTTCACTGCAATGTCTGAACAGAGCATCAACTCAAGTGACACTATGTCTCGTATATATTGGTATAATAACACTTACTTTGAAATTTATGGTCTTTACTCATTCGGAGGTTATACGCTTGACATAACATGGATGTGGAAAGGTGTGGAACAGGGGTTCAAGAATCCAGAGTTAAAGCTCAAAAGCATTGATTTTTCCAGTAACAATTTAACGGGTGAAATACCAAAGGAGGTCGGATATTTGCTTGGGTTAGTTTCTTTGAATCTATCAAGAAACAATTTGAGTGGAGAAATTCCTTCTCGGATTGGGAATTTAAGGTCACTAGAATCACTTGACTTGTCAAGAAATCACATCTCTGGGAGAattccttcttctctttctgAAATTGATTATTTGCAAAAATTAGACTTGTCACACAACTCTCTTTCTGGAAGAATCCCATCAGGAAGACATTTTGAAACCTTTGAAGCCTCTAGTTTTGAAGGAAACACTGATCTTTGTGGTGAACAACTTAACAAAACTTGTCCTGGGGATGGAGATCAGACAACAGCAGAGCATCAAGAACCAGCAGTCAAAGGTGATGATTCAGTTTTCTATGAGGGATTATACATGAGCTTGGGGATTGGATACTTCACTGGATTTTGGGGCTTATTAGGGCCATTACTACTGTGGCGTCCTTGGAGAATTGCCTACATCAGATTTCTGAACAGGTTAACAGACTATGTATATGTATGTTATGGTGAATGTGGTGGGAAGTTTTGCTGA